Proteins from a genomic interval of uncultured Methanocorpusculum sp.:
- the rfbF gene encoding glucose-1-phosphate cytidylyltransferase encodes MKVLILAGGMGTRLAEETSVIPKPMVEIGGHPILWHIMKIYSQYGYNDFIILLGYKGYIIKEYFANYFLHRSDVTFDLEKNQMIIHEQHCEPWKVTLIDTGLNTMTGGRVLRARKYVGNEPFMLTYGDGVSDININELVAFHRKHCRLATMTSVQPEGKFGALICNDNGEIISFTEKPKGDGGWINASFFVLQPEVFDYIKEGDATIFERAPLENLAKEGELYTYTYEGFWKCMDTLRDKYILQEMWDKGNAAWNCWTE; translated from the coding sequence ATGAAAGTTCTTATACTCGCGGGTGGTATGGGCACGCGCCTTGCGGAAGAAACCAGCGTTATCCCCAAACCGATGGTTGAGATTGGTGGTCATCCAATCCTCTGGCACATCATGAAAATATATTCTCAATATGGATACAATGACTTCATCATTCTCTTAGGTTACAAAGGCTATATCATCAAAGAGTATTTTGCAAACTACTTCCTTCACAGAAGTGACGTCACCTTTGATCTTGAAAAAAACCAGATGATTATCCACGAACAGCACTGTGAACCTTGGAAGGTTACACTCATAGACACCGGTTTAAACACCATGACTGGAGGACGTGTTCTTCGTGCACGAAAGTATGTTGGTAATGAACCATTCATGCTGACTTATGGTGATGGTGTCTCTGATATTAACATAAATGAACTTGTTGCATTCCACAGAAAACATTGCCGCCTCGCAACCATGACATCTGTTCAACCAGAAGGTAAATTTGGTGCTCTTATATGCAACGATAATGGTGAAATAATATCATTTACAGAAAAACCAAAAGGTGATGGAGGTTGGATCAATGCCAGCTTCTTTGTCCTTCAACCAGAAGTTTTTGACTATATAAAAGAGGGAGATGCTACGATCTTTGAGCGAGCACCGCTGGAAAATCTTGCTAAAGAGGGGGAACTCTACACCTATACGTATGAAGGTTTCTGGAAATGTATGGACACATTGCGTGATAAGTATATTTTACAGGAGATGTGGGATAAGGGAAACGCGGCCTGGAACTGTTGGACAGAATGA
- a CDS encoding flippase: MRIPAIQRQSAISIISTIGITFFGFISTMLFSHLLGKDLMGVYYLFLAYYGIFNMIGDGGFGQAAIKRISEGKEQNEYLSAYATLRAILMVVSTLLLLVLSPIFVDLQSYNLIPWIIAALAASFFGHTITYGICGLGHVGINNVASGISDFFRILVQIVAVLLGFSVFGLCGGFIVGIIIFGILCLKYFTFKPAKFTVHHIGSLTKYGFWIFLIGTGSIVFAYSDTIFIGYFMNNGDVGVYLTAYQFTQIATLICAAIVGALTPKISYWSANNWMDKIAPVVARGITMSLLLAIPVAFGGLLLSERLLYYFYGADFATGATVCSILLIMQIVAVFTYLMGLTLTASDHARQSFYATASAAIVNITLNIILIPIMGINGATIATFLSYTLNAILISYYLKSYIAIYVELLPITHIIIASIVMTIFVFIYMQFIPLDNVVVTLVPVVVGALIYVCLLFKLDRGIRDEIAGMVTTFGLPWPKWL, encoded by the coding sequence ATGCGTATACCGGCAATACAACGCCAAAGTGCCATCTCAATCATATCAACGATAGGTATAACTTTTTTTGGATTCATATCAACCATGCTCTTTTCCCATCTCCTCGGAAAAGATTTGATGGGGGTGTACTATCTTTTCCTTGCTTATTACGGCATATTCAATATGATTGGGGATGGGGGATTTGGTCAGGCGGCGATTAAAAGGATATCCGAGGGAAAAGAGCAGAATGAATATCTCTCAGCGTATGCTACGCTTCGGGCAATTCTCATGGTTGTTTCAACCCTCCTTCTCTTAGTTCTCAGTCCAATATTTGTTGATCTGCAGTCATACAACCTTATTCCTTGGATTATTGCTGCACTTGCAGCATCATTTTTTGGACATACCATAACCTATGGTATATGTGGTTTGGGACATGTGGGAATAAATAATGTTGCCAGTGGCATAAGTGATTTTTTCCGTATTCTCGTTCAGATCGTTGCAGTTCTTCTTGGTTTTTCAGTATTTGGGTTGTGTGGGGGATTCATCGTTGGCATCATTATTTTCGGCATACTCTGTCTTAAATACTTTACCTTCAAACCTGCCAAGTTTACTGTTCATCATATTGGTAGTCTCACTAAGTATGGATTCTGGATTTTTTTAATTGGAACCGGGTCCATTGTTTTTGCATATTCTGACACGATTTTCATTGGTTATTTTATGAATAATGGGGATGTTGGCGTGTACCTAACTGCCTATCAGTTCACACAAATAGCCACATTGATATGTGCCGCTATCGTTGGAGCGCTCACTCCTAAAATCAGTTATTGGAGTGCCAATAATTGGATGGATAAAATTGCCCCAGTGGTTGCGCGTGGGATAACGATGTCACTCCTCCTCGCAATTCCTGTTGCTTTTGGGGGGCTCCTTCTCTCAGAGCGGTTGCTCTATTATTTCTACGGTGCGGATTTTGCTACGGGTGCGACTGTATGTTCGATCCTTCTTATTATGCAAATTGTTGCAGTATTTACCTATCTCATGGGTCTTACCCTCACTGCATCTGATCATGCTCGACAGTCTTTTTATGCAACAGCCTCAGCTGCAATTGTGAACATCACCTTAAACATCATCCTTATTCCGATTATGGGGATTAACGGTGCCACAATTGCTACTTTCCTAAGTTACACATTGAATGCCATCCTCATTTCCTATTACCTCAAAAGTTATATCGCCATCTACGTCGAACTCCTTCCGATTACCCATATCATAATCGCATCTATCGTCATGACTATCTTTGTCTTCATTTACATGCAATTTATCCCTCTTGACAACGTTGTGGTCACACTTGTACCCGTGGTTGTTGGTGCCCTCATCTATGTCTGTCTCCTCTTCAAACTAGATCGTGGTATTCGTGATGAGATTGCCGGCATGGTAACTACATTTGGACTTCCCTGGCCTAAATGGCTGTAA
- a CDS encoding DegT/DnrJ/EryC1/StrS family aminotransferase, with product MKSRMLIKMMRIPVNKPSITELEIAYVTDAIKNGWGDHCYDYINRFTEILKSTFGTKYAWPTSSCHGALHTVLMAVGLGPGDEVIVPDITWIGSLSPVVWLGAKPVFVDVLRDTWCIDPVSVEKKNY from the coding sequence TTGAAGTCAAGGATGTTGATTAAAATGATGAGGATTCCGGTAAATAAGCCATCGATAACTGAACTTGAAATTGCATACGTAACTGATGCAATAAAGAATGGGTGGGGCGATCATTGTTACGACTATATCAACAGATTCACAGAAATACTTAAATCAACATTTGGAACTAAATATGCATGGCCAACGTCGAGTTGTCATGGGGCTTTGCATACAGTTTTAATGGCAGTTGGTCTCGGTCCCGGGGATGAAGTCATCGTTCCTGATATTACGTGGATTGGAAGTTTATCTCCTGTTGTCTGGCTTGGAGCAAAACCAGTATTTGTTGATGTGCTCAGAGACACGTGGTGTATTGATCCAGTATCTGTTGAGAAAAAAAATTACTGA
- the rfbC gene encoding dTDP-4-dehydrorhamnose 3,5-epimerase: MGKLTIIETPLKGLYIVETNAFVDHRGAFARWFCEEELATTLGKRHIKNVNFSITVTTGSIRGMHFQKPPHAEMKLVRCIRGRILDVVVDIRAGSPTFLEHYAIELSAENMKMFAIPEGFAHGFQSLEDDSEIMYLVTEFYSPESEAGLRFNDPALKIEWPLPVTDISTKDVEHPLIYDDFTGLDVSMY, translated from the coding sequence ATGGGAAAATTAACGATTATCGAGACACCGCTGAAAGGTTTATACATCGTAGAAACGAATGCATTCGTCGATCACCGGGGAGCATTTGCCCGCTGGTTCTGTGAAGAAGAACTGGCTACAACCCTTGGGAAACGTCACATAAAAAACGTGAACTTTTCAATAACGGTGACGACCGGTTCCATCAGAGGGATGCATTTCCAGAAGCCGCCTCATGCAGAGATGAAACTTGTGCGGTGTATCAGAGGAAGGATTCTGGATGTGGTCGTGGATATCCGGGCGGGATCTCCAACATTTTTAGAGCATTATGCAATTGAGCTCTCAGCAGAGAATATGAAGATGTTTGCGATTCCGGAAGGATTTGCCCATGGATTTCAGTCTCTTGAAGATGATTCGGAGATCATGTATCTCGTAACGGAGTTCTATTCTCCGGAGAGTGAAGCAGGTCTTCGGTTTAACGATCCGGCTCTGAAGATAGAATGGCCGCTTCCGGTGACGGATATCTCGACAAAGGATGTAGAACATCCACTGATATATGATGATTTTACAGGGTTAGATGTGTCGATGTATTAA
- the rfbG gene encoding CDP-glucose 4,6-dehydratase has protein sequence MIFGIYNGKTVLVTGHTGFKGSWLCLWLAELGADVHGFSLPPNTEPNHYTAARISKLLKSEKLGDIKDQSTLTKYVQSVQPDCIFHLAAQPLVRKSYAEPVETFDTNVMGSIYLMEAVRNLGKPCSVVMITSDKCYENVGKAEGYVENDPMGGHDPYSASKGCAELAITSYRRSFFPPEDIANHGVLLASVRAGNVVGGGDWAEDRIIPDAMRAVTSGKSLEIRSPNAVRPW, from the coding sequence ATGATTTTTGGCATATATAACGGAAAAACGGTCCTCGTCACCGGCCACACAGGATTCAAAGGTTCTTGGCTTTGTCTCTGGCTTGCAGAACTGGGCGCAGACGTCCACGGCTTCTCCCTACCACCAAACACCGAACCAAACCACTACACCGCAGCACGCATCTCCAAATTGCTGAAATCGGAAAAATTAGGTGACATAAAAGATCAAAGCACGCTAACGAAGTACGTCCAGAGTGTTCAACCTGACTGCATATTCCATCTGGCAGCCCAGCCTCTCGTAAGAAAATCATATGCCGAACCCGTAGAGACCTTCGACACAAACGTTATGGGAAGCATCTATCTGATGGAGGCGGTGAGAAATCTGGGTAAACCATGTTCAGTTGTGATGATCACGAGCGATAAATGCTATGAAAACGTCGGCAAAGCAGAGGGCTATGTTGAGAATGACCCGATGGGGGGTCATGATCCCTACAGCGCAAGTAAAGGCTGCGCTGAACTCGCCATCACGTCATACCGTCGCTCTTTTTTCCCACCTGAAGATATCGCAAATCATGGAGTACTGCTTGCATCAGTTCGTGCGGGAAACGTTGTTGGAGGTGGAGACTGGGCAGAGGACAGAATCATTCCAGACGCCATGCGTGCTGTTACCTCGGGAAAATCTCTGGAGATCAGAAGTCCAAACGCTGTTCGTCCCTGGTAG
- a CDS encoding DegT/DnrJ/EryC1/StrS family aminotransferase produces the protein MIQYLLRKKITDKTKAIIVVHLYGCVCDMDAIMRIAKKHDLIVIEDVAEAVGSEYHGKKVGSVGDFGVFSFHGTKTFTTGEGGAIISNRDDLSEKITTISNQGRRPEQHIMFWVDELGLKYKMSNLDAALGVAQFERFDELVDKKREIFSWYKEELADVPDIAMNVEQDGTKNLYWMLSIIFGDSYNFDRDNLIKDMNADGIGLRPFFYPVSIFPMFKPATDNVVSYSLYKYGINLPSYNDMTRDDVSIVVRELLSKL, from the coding sequence TTGATCCAGTATCTGTTGAGAAAAAAAATTACTGATAAAACAAAAGCAATCATTGTAGTTCATCTCTATGGTTGTGTATGCGATATGGATGCGATTATGCGGATTGCTAAAAAGCATGATCTTATAGTTATTGAAGATGTTGCTGAAGCTGTAGGTTCCGAGTATCATGGAAAGAAAGTTGGTAGTGTGGGTGATTTTGGTGTATTCTCGTTCCATGGTACAAAAACATTCACCACAGGTGAGGGGGGAGCAATCATCTCTAATCGTGACGATTTATCGGAAAAAATCACTACAATTTCAAATCAAGGGAGAAGGCCAGAACAACATATAATGTTCTGGGTTGATGAACTTGGATTAAAATATAAAATGTCAAATCTCGATGCAGCATTGGGTGTGGCGCAGTTTGAAAGATTCGATGAGTTAGTGGATAAGAAACGTGAGATCTTTAGCTGGTATAAGGAAGAATTGGCTGATGTTCCTGATATTGCGATGAATGTTGAACAAGATGGAACAAAGAATCTCTACTGGATGCTATCGATAATTTTTGGTGATTCATATAATTTTGATCGTGACAATCTAATCAAAGATATGAACGCTGATGGGATTGGACTTCGTCCATTTTTCTATCCGGTCAGTATATTTCCAATGTTTAAACCAGCTACAGATAATGTTGTAAGTTATTCATTATACAAATATGGAATTAATCTGCCAAGCT